A single genomic interval of Peromyscus leucopus breed LL Stock chromosome 7, UCI_PerLeu_2.1, whole genome shotgun sequence harbors:
- the Aasdhppt gene encoding L-aminoadipate-semialdehyde dehydrogenase-phosphopantetheinyl transferase, with the protein MVFPAKRLCMVPSMEGVRWAFSCGTWLPSRAEWLLAVRSIQPEEKERIGQFVFARDAKAAMAGRLMIRKLVAEKLNIPWDHIRLQRTSKGKPVLAKDSLNPYPNFNFNISHQGDYAVLAAEPELQVGIDIMKTSFPGRGSIPEFFHIMKRKFTNKEWETIRSFNDEWTQLDMFYRHWALKESFIKAIGVGLGFEMQRLEFDISPLNLDIGQVYKETRLFLDGEEEKEWAFEESKIDEHHFVAVAVRRPDGSRRQNVSYQDDSKPSQRQFTILNFNDLIASAIPMTPEDPSFWDCFCFTEEILIRNGTKS; encoded by the exons ATGGTGTTCCCGGCTAAGAGGCTGTGTATGGTGCCGTCCATGGAGGGCGTCCGCTGGGCCTTCTCCTGCGGCACCTGGCTGCCGAGTCGAGCCGAATGGCTGCTGGCGGTGCGGTCGATCCAGCCTGAGGAGAAGGAGCGCATCGGCCAGTTCGTGTTTGCCCGCGACGCCAAGGCGGCCATG GCTGGCCGTCTGATGATAAGGAAATTAGTTGCAGAGAAATTGAATATCCCTTGGGATCATATTCGTCTGCAAAGAACTTCAAAAGGAAAGCCGGTTCTTGCAAAAGACTCGTTGAATCCCTATCCCAATTTCAACTTTAACATCTCTCATCAAGGAGACTATGCAGTTCTTGCTGCAGAACCTGAGCTACAGGTTGGCATTGATATAATGAAGACTAGTTTTCCAG GTCGTGGTTCAATTCCAGAATTCTTTCATATTATGAAAAGAAAGTTTACCAACAAGGAGTGGGAAACAATCAGAAGTTTTAATGATGAATGGACTCAGCTGGATATGTTTTACCGGCATTGG GCACTGAAAGAAAGCTTCATAAAAGCCATTGGTGTTGGATTGGGATTTGAAATGCAGCGGCTTGAATTTGATATATCTCCGTTAAACTTGGATATAGGCCAGGTTTATAAGGAAACACGTTTGTTCTTAgatggggaagaagaaaaagaatgggcTTTTGAG gaAAGCAAAATAGATGAGCACCATTTTGTTGCAGTGGCTGTTAGGAGACCTGATGGATCTAGACGACAAAAT gttTCATATCAAGATGACTCTAAACCATCACAGAGGCAGTTTACCATTCTTAACTTTAATGATTTGATAGCTTCTGCTATTCCTATGACACCTGAGGATCCTTCATTTTGGGACTGTttttgcttcacagaagaaattctAATACGAAATGGTACCAAGTCATGA